A single genomic interval of Peromyscus leucopus breed LL Stock chromosome 7, UCI_PerLeu_2.1, whole genome shotgun sequence harbors:
- the LOC114686234 gene encoding olfactory receptor 24, with translation MEPHNQTSASEFILLGLSEKPDHEPVLFALFLCMYVVTVVGNLLIILAISADSHLHTPMYFFLANLSLVDFCLATNTVPKMLVNIQTRSKSISYPCCLTQMYFFHFFGIMDSVLIAVMAYDRFVAICHPLHYSTIMSPRLCGLLVGGPWVYSCFISLTHILLMARLVFCGSNELPHYFCDLTPLLRLSCTDTTVNKIFVLIVAGMVIATPFVCILASYARIIVAIMKVPSAGGRKKAFSTCSSHLSVVVLFYGTTIGVYLCPSSVRTAVKEKASAVMYTAVTPMLNPFIYSLRNRDLKGALRKFINRKISTSS, from the coding sequence ATGGAACCACACAACCAAACCAGTGCATCTGAATTCATCCTCCTGGGACTTTCAGAAAAGCCAGACCATGAGCCTGTCCTCTTCGCTTTGTTCCTTTGCATGTATGTGGTCACCGTCGTGGGGAACTTGTTGATCATCTTAGCCATCAGCGCTGACTCTCACCTCCACACTCCCATGTATTTCTTCCTGGCCAATCTCTCCTTGGTTGATTTCTGTCTAGCGACCAACACTGTTCCTAAGATGCTGGTGAACATTCAAACCAGGAGCAAGTCTATCTCTTACCCTTGCTGTCTGACCCAGATGTACTTTTTCCACTTTTTTGGCATCATGGACAGTGTCTTAATAGCTGTGATGGCTTATGACCGGTTTGTGGCCATTTGTCACCCATTACATTATTCTACTATCATGAGCCCAcgcctctgtgggctgctggtCGGGGGCCCATGGGTGTATTCCTGTTTCATCTCCCTCACCCACATCCTCCTCATGGCCCGCCTGGTATTCTGTGGAAGCAATGAGCTCCCCCACTACTTCTGTGACCTCACCCCACTTCTACGGCTTTCATGCACAGACACAACAGTAAACAAAATCTTTGTGCTTATTGTGGCAGGAATGGTGATAGCCACACCTTTTGTATGCATCCTCGCCTCCTATGCGCGAATCATCGTGGCCATCATGAAGGTGCCCTCTGCGGGTGGCAGAAAGAAAGCCTTTTCTACCTGCAGCTCCCACCTCTCCGTAGTAGTCCTTTTCTACGGGACCACCATTGGGGTCTATCTGTGCCCCTCCTCTGTCCGCACAGCTGTGAAGGAAAAGGCTTCTGCGGTAATGTACACAGCAGTCACCCCCATGCTGAACCCCTTTATAtacagcctgaggaacagagACCTGAAGGGAGCCCTGAGGAAGTTCATCAACCGAAAAATCAGCACATCCTCCTGA